A single genomic interval of Chrysemys picta bellii isolate R12L10 chromosome 8, ASM1138683v2, whole genome shotgun sequence harbors:
- the HENMT1 gene encoding small RNA 2'-O-methyltransferase isoform X2 has product MMDTNLQKDDLTGTIKFIPPLYKQRYQFIKDLVIKYKPKKVADLGCADCTLLWMLKFCKCIEVLAGLDIRENVMKEKMHRLSPLPADYLQPSERSLTVTLHHGSVAHKDPCMLGFDLVTCIELIEHLEAAELEKFPEVVFGFMAPAMVVISTPNSEFNPLLPGVTLFRHSDHKFEWDRAQFQSWAVAAATSYDYTVEFTGLGTSPPGTEDVGFCTQIGVFVRKYPKNGETVNSEKHTEHAYKTVFKAVYPSLKDEKYLQNAVVSEVLFGADIIKRRLLGNFKSEWKDHRDGLETKFKFQPFKYFMRRSKNLPLAETEKLAADRSTEPFIDGNTVYIPLAKIFSIPKVNQLCGTFEKLSKLIAGKVALSNDGSAVIVTIEYENEEQEN; this is encoded by the exons ATGATGGATACGAATCTTCAAAAGGATGATCTCACAGGAACAATTAAGTTCATACCTCCCCTGTACAAACAACGTTACCAATTCATTAAAGATTTAGTGATTAAATACAAACCTAAGAAG GTTGCAGACTTGGGATGTGCTGACTGTACATTACTCTGGATGCTGAAATTCTGCAAATGCATTGAGGTGCTAGCTGGGCTAGATATCAGGGAGAATGTGATGAAGGAGAAAAT GCATAggttgtctccccttcctgctgaTTATCTGCAACCAAGTGAAAGATCTCTAACTGTGACCCTGCATCATGGCTCAGTTGCTCATAAAGATCCTTGCATGCTTGGTTTTGACTTGGTAACGTGCATTGAATT AATAGAGCACCTGGAAGCAGCGGAACTGGAAAAGTTTCCAGAAGTGGTATTTGGTTTTATGGCTCCAGCCATGGTTGTAATCAGCACTCCAAACTCAGAATTTAACCCTTTGCTCCCAGGAGTGACACTGTTCAGACATTCAGACCATAAATTTGAATGGGACCGAGCACAATTTCAaagttg GGCAGTAGCTGCAGCTACTAGCTATGATTATACAGTGGAATTTACTGGACTTGGGACCTCACCACCTGGAACTGAGGATGTTGGGTTTTGTACCCAAATAGGTGTGTTTGTGAGAAAATATCCAAAGAATGGTGAAACTGTTAACTCTGAGAAACACACGGAACATGCTTACAAAACT GTTTTCAAGGCAGTGTACCCAAGTCTTAAAGATGAAAAGTACCTACAGAATGCAGTGGTCAGTGAAGTTCTTTTCGGAGCAGACATCATTAAAAGACGACTACTGGGCAATTTCAAGTCTGAGTGGAAGGATCATAGAGATGGCCTTGAGACAAAattcaaattccagccatttaAATATTTCATGAGGCGTTCAAAGAACCTTCCTCTAGCTGAAACTGAAAAACTTGCTGCTGATAGAAGCACGGAGCCATTCATTGATGGAAACACAGTTTATATACCTCTGGCAAAAATCTTTTCTATTCCCAAAGTGAATCAActttgtggcacctttgagaagTTAAGCAAGCTTATTGCTGGCAAAGTAGCACTGAGCAATGATGGTTCTGC
- the HENMT1 gene encoding small RNA 2'-O-methyltransferase isoform X1, with translation MSVDCMMDTNLQKDDLTGTIKFIPPLYKQRYQFIKDLVIKYKPKKVADLGCADCTLLWMLKFCKCIEVLAGLDIRENVMKEKMHRLSPLPADYLQPSERSLTVTLHHGSVAHKDPCMLGFDLVTCIELIEHLEAAELEKFPEVVFGFMAPAMVVISTPNSEFNPLLPGVTLFRHSDHKFEWDRAQFQSWAVAAATSYDYTVEFTGLGTSPPGTEDVGFCTQIGVFVRKYPKNGETVNSEKHTEHAYKTVFKAVYPSLKDEKYLQNAVVSEVLFGADIIKRRLLGNFKSEWKDHRDGLETKFKFQPFKYFMRRSKNLPLAETEKLAADRSTEPFIDGNTVYIPLAKIFSIPKVNQLCGTFEKLSKLIAGKVALSNDGSAVIVTIEYENEEQEN, from the exons tgtGGACTGTATGATGGATACGAATCTTCAAAAGGATGATCTCACAGGAACAATTAAGTTCATACCTCCCCTGTACAAACAACGTTACCAATTCATTAAAGATTTAGTGATTAAATACAAACCTAAGAAG GTTGCAGACTTGGGATGTGCTGACTGTACATTACTCTGGATGCTGAAATTCTGCAAATGCATTGAGGTGCTAGCTGGGCTAGATATCAGGGAGAATGTGATGAAGGAGAAAAT GCATAggttgtctccccttcctgctgaTTATCTGCAACCAAGTGAAAGATCTCTAACTGTGACCCTGCATCATGGCTCAGTTGCTCATAAAGATCCTTGCATGCTTGGTTTTGACTTGGTAACGTGCATTGAATT AATAGAGCACCTGGAAGCAGCGGAACTGGAAAAGTTTCCAGAAGTGGTATTTGGTTTTATGGCTCCAGCCATGGTTGTAATCAGCACTCCAAACTCAGAATTTAACCCTTTGCTCCCAGGAGTGACACTGTTCAGACATTCAGACCATAAATTTGAATGGGACCGAGCACAATTTCAaagttg GGCAGTAGCTGCAGCTACTAGCTATGATTATACAGTGGAATTTACTGGACTTGGGACCTCACCACCTGGAACTGAGGATGTTGGGTTTTGTACCCAAATAGGTGTGTTTGTGAGAAAATATCCAAAGAATGGTGAAACTGTTAACTCTGAGAAACACACGGAACATGCTTACAAAACT GTTTTCAAGGCAGTGTACCCAAGTCTTAAAGATGAAAAGTACCTACAGAATGCAGTGGTCAGTGAAGTTCTTTTCGGAGCAGACATCATTAAAAGACGACTACTGGGCAATTTCAAGTCTGAGTGGAAGGATCATAGAGATGGCCTTGAGACAAAattcaaattccagccatttaAATATTTCATGAGGCGTTCAAAGAACCTTCCTCTAGCTGAAACTGAAAAACTTGCTGCTGATAGAAGCACGGAGCCATTCATTGATGGAAACACAGTTTATATACCTCTGGCAAAAATCTTTTCTATTCCCAAAGTGAATCAActttgtggcacctttgagaagTTAAGCAAGCTTATTGCTGGCAAAGTAGCACTGAGCAATGATGGTTCTGC